One Aethina tumida isolate Nest 87 chromosome 5, icAetTumi1.1, whole genome shotgun sequence genomic window carries:
- the LOC109600498 gene encoding caspase-2, with the protein MNEEQKNLVLKHWRELVRTCDTKKLYPKMLEKKIITERDIRDEFSTNDDLNNKRMFFFHLQDKPRAFPILLEALRESGQNKLAELLNNRHTGCVRFRMPEEEVFVVPTSPIVKSVHNFIPLTIKVKKSEKFYDTTEHNKSYFYRTRSKRRGRVLIINNYDFNDTNQEYRNGAQVDEENLLQLFNQLHFVIEYQSNKTAEQMKMIIKDFATYSAEKVADICFVIIMSHGTDGMGDSIIFGSDGREINTCWIEDQFNNRNCKLFENRPKIILYQMCRGLQLDLSLVHTETDSATTPNSETAPQFGITLRTVDDMLVGHSTLRGYKAHRDPVLGTWYIELICEIFMNHCHDTPIDDLLQMVDERLKRRMSEKHTMQTSEYLNRGFKKCYIHPGIYEENGKLCEY; encoded by the exons atgaacgaGGAACAGAAAAACTTGGTGCTAAAACACTGGAGAGAACTTGTAAGAACATGTGATACAAAAAAGTTGTACCCAAAAATGttggagaaaaaaattataactgaaAGAGACATCAGAGATGAATTTtcg actaATGATGATCTGAACAACAAAAGAATGTTTTTCTTTCATCTTCAAGATAAACCGAGAGCCTTTCCAATTTTATTGGAAGCCCTTCGTGAATCAGGACAAAATAAACTTGCAGAGCTCTTAAATAACAGACATactg GCTGTGTAAGATTTCGTATGCCTGAGGAGGAGGTATTTGTAGTGCCCACTTCACCAATTGTCAAATCTGTTCACAACTTTATTCCTCTcacaattaaagtaaaaaaatctgaaaaattttatgacacaACTGAGCACAACAAAAGCTATTTTTATAGAACAAGATCAAAGAGACGTGGTCGAGTTTTAATCATCAACAATTATGATTTCAATGACACCAATCAAGAGTACAGAAATGGGGCACAAGTGGATGAAGAAAATTTGTTGCAATTATTCAATCAACTGCATTTTGTTATAGAATATCAAAGCAATAAAACTGCTGAGCAAAtgaaaatgattataaaagaCTTTGCCACTTATTCTGCTGAGAAAGTAGCAGACATCTGCTTTGTGATAATAATGAGCCATGGAACTGATGGTATGGgtgattcaattatatttggaAGTGATGGTCGCGAGATAAACACTTGCTGGATTGAAGACCAGTTCAACAACAGAAATTGTAAGCTTTTTGAGAACAGgccaaaaatcattttataccAAATGTGCAG AGGGTTACAGTTGGATTTGTCTTTGGTACATACTGAAACAGACTCTGCTACAACTCCTAATTCAGAAACTGCACCTCAGTTTGGAATTACTCTAAGGACTGTTGACGATATGTTAGTTGGTCATTCTACTTTGAGAG gATACAAGGCGCACAGGGACCCGGTTTTAGGTACATGGTACATAGAATTAATTTgcgaaatatttatgaatcactGCCATGACACACCTATTGATGACTTGCTGCAAATGGTTGATGAAAGGTTGAAAAGGCGAATGTCAGAGAAACACACTATGCAAACTTCTGAGTATTTGAACAGAGGATTCAAAAAGTGCTATATACATCCTGGTATTTATGAGGAGAATGGAAAATTGTgtgaatattga